A genomic segment from Peribacillus sp. ACCC06369 encodes:
- the mtrB gene encoding trp RNA-binding attenuation protein MtrB, whose amino-acid sequence MNEKKILNDFVVIKAIEDSVNVIGLTRGTDTKFHHSEKLDSGEVMIAQFTEHTSAIKIRGHAKVYTPFGEIESDSKKNSPDK is encoded by the coding sequence ATGAATGAAAAAAAGATTCTGAATGATTTTGTCGTAATCAAAGCCATTGAGGATAGTGTGAATGTCATCGGGTTAACAAGAGGTACGGACACCAAGTTTCATCACTCCGAAAAACTTGACTCAGGAGAGGTGATGATCGCACAATTCACAGAGCATACCTCGGCGATTAAAATCAGGGGCCATGCAAAAGTTTATACTCCATTCGGGGAGATAGAAAGTGATTCTAAAAAGAATTCACCTGACAAATGA
- a CDS encoding heptaprenyl diphosphate synthase component 1: MLNITDDIRQLKRLIETKAQHPYLLKHIQKPSLDEDKLILLWGLFNDLDVLNEKRNQYIISTMLVQIALDTHEIVSNSGDGIELPEVLKNRQLQVLAGDYYSGLYYQGLASVGNVDMIRILSSAIKKINDNKIILYQQGSINDVPTLLMTIKAIEASLIHKLADYYNEPAWIDISEDLLLLKRLHAEKRSYLKTGQSIVFDVLRAMPFDDSISGDVLISEKEEQVRAQFDKCLRDARQSVQCSMRKLAKFDDELLDRVKVILEQTESIANSYVKEG; the protein is encoded by the coding sequence TTGTTAAACATAACGGACGACATAAGGCAATTAAAACGATTAATAGAAACGAAAGCTCAACATCCATATTTATTGAAGCATATACAAAAGCCAAGCTTGGACGAAGATAAACTGATATTGCTTTGGGGATTGTTTAACGATTTGGACGTTTTAAACGAAAAACGGAATCAATACATCATTTCAACCATGTTAGTGCAAATAGCTCTGGATACCCATGAAATCGTCTCGAATTCGGGTGATGGAATCGAGTTGCCTGAGGTATTGAAAAATCGCCAATTACAAGTGCTTGCTGGAGATTACTATAGTGGCTTATACTATCAAGGGCTTGCCAGTGTGGGTAATGTTGATATGATCCGTATACTTTCAAGCGCAATAAAAAAAATAAATGATAATAAAATCATTCTTTATCAACAAGGGTCCATTAATGATGTACCAACGCTTTTAATGACGATAAAAGCGATCGAGGCTTCGCTAATCCATAAACTGGCGGATTACTATAATGAGCCTGCCTGGATAGACATATCGGAAGATCTGCTGCTTTTGAAAAGGCTGCATGCCGAGAAGCGGAGCTATCTGAAAACGGGTCAATCTATAGTTTTTGATGTCCTAAGGGCAATGCCTTTTGATGACTCGATTAGTGGGGACGTACTCATTTCGGAAAAAGAAGAACAGGTACGGGCCCAATTCGATAAGTGCCTGAGGGATGCCAGGCAATCCGTACAGTGCTCGATGCGGAAACTTGCAAAGTTTGATGATGAACTTCTTGATAGAGTGAAAGTCATCTTGGAACAAACAGAGAGTATAGCAAATTCATATG
- the folE gene encoding GTP cyclohydrolase I FolE gives MANVDHAKIEEAVKMLLEAVGEDPTREGLLDTPGRVARMYEEIFSGLNQDPKEYFDTVFGEDHEELVLVKDIPFYSVCEHHLVPFYGKAHVAYIPKNGKVTGLSKLARAVEAVSKRPQLQERITSTVADSIMEKLEPHGVMVVVEAEHMCMTMRGVKKPGSKTVTSAVRGTFAKDHRTRAEVLAFIKD, from the coding sequence ATGGCTAATGTTGATCATGCCAAAATAGAAGAAGCGGTTAAAATGCTTCTTGAGGCTGTAGGGGAAGACCCAACGAGGGAAGGATTGCTTGATACTCCTGGCCGTGTAGCCAGAATGTATGAAGAAATTTTTTCTGGACTTAATCAGGATCCAAAAGAGTATTTCGATACTGTTTTTGGAGAGGATCATGAAGAACTAGTACTTGTAAAGGATATTCCGTTTTACTCAGTCTGTGAACATCATTTAGTCCCTTTTTACGGAAAAGCACATGTAGCATATATCCCGAAAAACGGAAAAGTAACTGGGTTAAGTAAATTGGCACGGGCGGTTGAGGCTGTATCAAAGCGTCCGCAACTTCAAGAGCGGATCACTTCGACAGTGGCTGACTCGATAATGGAAAAGCTTGAGCCTCATGGTGTAATGGTTGTAGTAGAGGCTGAACATATGTGCATGACCATGCGAGGTGTAAAAAAACCCGGATCTAAAACAGTGACTTCAGCTGTAAGGGGAACGTTTGCGAAGGATCACCGCACTAGAGCGGAAGTGCTGGCATTCATAAAAGACTAA
- a CDS encoding putrescine aminotransferase, producing MSINVKSKNTQANQTATQDYIKKVLQLIEQKEISKEDAQWITKETVENFRNHVNPGFLEYRKTVTKDTQFAAVEWSDQDSCFTDVNGKKYIDCLGGFGIYNVGHRNPKVVKAVTDQLQRQALHSQDLLDPLRAMLAKILADITPGDLKYSFFTNSGTESVEAALKLAKMYSDKYTIISTTKSFHGKSLGSLSATAKGMFRKPFIPLIPGVRHVPFGDVDMMRKTFESCALVGEDVAAVLLEPIQGEGGVILPPQDYLKQVRALCDEYDALLILDEVQTGMGRTGKMFASELYDVVPDIICLAKAFGGGVMPAGAVVANEKVFKSWFDNPFMHTTTFGGNPLACAAAIATIDVLLEENLPQRAAEVGEYFLNGLKEVANEHKDKVLEIRGQGLMIGIEFHKDEVGYEFSKALFDKGILVAGTLINSKTIRIEPSLTIHLDEVDTVIKAFKEVLPTLQS from the coding sequence ATGTCAATTAACGTAAAAAGTAAAAATACTCAAGCCAACCAAACAGCAACTCAGGATTATATTAAAAAAGTGCTTCAATTAATCGAACAAAAGGAAATTTCAAAAGAAGATGCGCAATGGATAACAAAAGAAACGGTCGAGAATTTCCGGAACCATGTAAACCCAGGGTTCTTGGAATATCGGAAGACGGTCACTAAAGACACACAATTCGCTGCGGTGGAGTGGTCTGATCAAGATTCCTGTTTTACGGATGTTAATGGAAAAAAATATATCGATTGTTTAGGTGGCTTTGGTATTTATAATGTTGGCCATCGTAACCCTAAAGTCGTTAAGGCCGTAACCGATCAATTGCAAAGACAAGCCCTTCATAGCCAGGACTTACTAGATCCATTGCGTGCAATGCTTGCAAAGATCCTAGCCGATATCACGCCAGGGGATTTAAAATACTCATTCTTTACGAACAGCGGTACGGAGAGCGTGGAGGCTGCACTTAAGCTCGCTAAAATGTACAGTGATAAATACACGATTATTTCCACGACAAAATCATTCCATGGTAAAAGTCTTGGTTCCCTATCGGCAACGGCAAAGGGCATGTTCCGTAAACCGTTCATTCCACTGATTCCTGGTGTGCGTCATGTACCTTTCGGTGATGTGGATATGATGAGAAAAACGTTTGAAAGCTGTGCGTTGGTCGGTGAAGATGTTGCTGCTGTGCTGTTGGAGCCGATCCAGGGTGAAGGAGGGGTCATCCTCCCTCCGCAAGATTATTTAAAGCAGGTTCGGGCATTATGTGATGAATATGATGCGTTATTGATATTGGATGAGGTGCAAACAGGAATGGGACGTACAGGTAAAATGTTCGCTTCTGAGCTCTATGATGTTGTTCCGGATATTATTTGTTTAGCGAAAGCATTTGGCGGCGGAGTAATGCCTGCAGGGGCTGTGGTAGCCAATGAGAAAGTGTTTAAAAGCTGGTTCGATAATCCATTCATGCACACTACGACATTTGGAGGGAATCCACTCGCGTGTGCTGCTGCCATCGCTACGATCGACGTGCTTTTGGAAGAAAATTTACCTCAGCGTGCTGCAGAAGTTGGAGAATACTTCCTAAATGGGTTAAAGGAAGTGGCTAACGAGCACAAAGATAAAGTATTGGAGATTCGCGGCCAAGGATTGATGATTGGTATCGAGTTCCATAAAGACGAAGTGGGTTATGAATTTTCAAAAGCCCTATTTGATAAAGGCATATTGGTGGCAGGAACGCTTATAAACTCCAAAACAATCAGGATTGAGCCGTCATTGACTATTCATTTGGATGAAGTGGATACAGTCATAAAAGCGTTTAAAGAGGTCTTGCCGACGCTTCAATCTTAA
- a CDS encoding DUF2768 domain-containing protein: MTPALQKMWISFIAMGFMVISIFLIYLSRYKLKGFWRGLTAIIAYILMILAGLIILIVVLSGPTT; this comes from the coding sequence ATGACACCTGCTCTGCAAAAAATGTGGATATCCTTTATAGCTATGGGCTTTATGGTTATCTCTATATTTCTAATCTACTTAAGCCGTTATAAATTAAAAGGTTTTTGGAGAGGCTTGACAGCAATTATCGCATACATACTTATGATTCTAGCCGGCTTGATCATCCTTATCGTTGTTCTTAGCGGGCCAACCACTTGA
- a CDS encoding IS1182 family transposase, giving the protein MLSKHDSIQRDQLEMITLDQLVPLNHLVRKMEAAIDFTFIYDLVKEMYSEVGRPSIDPVILVKLTFIQYTFGIRSMRKTIEEVETNMAYRWFLGYGFHDKVPHFSTFGKNYERRFKDTDLFEQIFYRILMTAANKKLISAEHVFVDSTHVKASANKRKFEKKIVRKETRAYQGRLQEEINQDREKHGKKPFPSDKFDKEETKEIKESTTDSESGYYVKDERTKQFAYSFHAAADRNGFVLGTIVTPGNIHDSQILEPLVEQVIEKVGKPEAVAADAAYKTPAITSYLFNKEIIPALPYTRPRTKEGFFRKQDYVYDEHFDCYLCPSGELLKYSTTNKEGYREYKSPKHTCATCSFLSQCTESKDHQKVVTRHIWQTHVEEADHLRHHQDVKTIYAKRKETIERVFADAKEKHGMRWTTLRGLKKLSMQAMLTFAAINLKKMANWTWRGPKMA; this is encoded by the coding sequence ATGCTTTCTAAACATGATTCTATTCAGCGAGATCAACTTGAAATGATTACGTTAGATCAACTGGTGCCACTGAACCATTTGGTTCGTAAAATGGAGGCTGCCATTGACTTCACTTTCATTTATGACTTGGTGAAAGAGATGTATTCAGAGGTAGGACGCCCAAGTATTGATCCAGTTATTTTAGTTAAACTGACATTCATTCAATATACCTTCGGTATTCGTTCCATGCGTAAAACGATTGAAGAAGTTGAAACCAATATGGCTTACCGTTGGTTCTTAGGCTATGGTTTCCATGATAAAGTACCTCATTTCTCTACGTTCGGGAAAAATTATGAGCGACGCTTTAAAGATACAGACCTGTTTGAACAGATTTTCTATCGCATTTTAATGACAGCTGCTAATAAAAAGTTAATAAGTGCTGAACACGTTTTCGTGGATTCCACACATGTGAAAGCCAGTGCGAATAAAAGGAAATTTGAAAAGAAAATCGTTCGTAAAGAAACACGAGCGTATCAAGGGCGTCTTCAAGAAGAAATCAATCAAGATCGTGAAAAACATGGAAAGAAGCCTTTTCCATCAGATAAATTTGATAAAGAAGAGACCAAAGAGATTAAAGAAAGTACAACGGATTCTGAGAGTGGCTACTATGTGAAAGATGAACGAACAAAACAGTTTGCCTATTCATTCCATGCGGCCGCAGACCGCAACGGTTTTGTATTGGGAACGATTGTAACACCTGGAAATATACATGACAGTCAGATCTTAGAGCCACTAGTTGAACAAGTGATTGAGAAAGTTGGAAAACCGGAAGCCGTTGCCGCAGATGCAGCTTATAAAACACCAGCGATTACAAGCTACCTATTTAACAAAGAAATCATACCGGCTTTACCTTATACACGTCCTCGCACCAAAGAAGGATTTTTCCGCAAACAGGACTATGTATACGATGAACATTTTGATTGTTACCTTTGTCCTTCGGGAGAGCTATTAAAGTACTCAACAACCAATAAAGAGGGCTATCGCGAGTATAAATCACCCAAACACACTTGTGCGACATGCTCATTTTTATCTCAGTGTACAGAAAGCAAAGACCATCAAAAAGTGGTGACACGGCATATTTGGCAAACACATGTGGAAGAAGCAGATCATCTGCGTCATCATCAAGATGTAAAAACTATATATGCGAAACGTAAAGAAACGATTGAGCGTGTATTCGCAGATGCAAAAGAAAAGCATGGTATGCGTTGGACAACTTTAAGGGGACTTAAAAAATTGTCGATGCAGGCGATGCTTACTTTCGCTGCCATTAATTTAAAGAAGATGGCCAATTGGACATGGCGAGGTCCAAAAATGGCCTAA
- a CDS encoding HU family DNA-binding protein, producing MNKTELINEVVTATEISKKDATKAVDAVFDTILEALKNGDKVQLIGFGNFEVRERAARKGRNPQTGDEIEIAASKVPAFKPGKALKDAVK from the coding sequence ATGAACAAAACAGAATTGATTAATGAAGTTGTTACAGCAACTGAAATTTCTAAGAAAGACGCTACAAAAGCTGTTGATGCTGTTTTTGATACAATCTTAGAAGCTCTAAAAAACGGTGATAAAGTCCAATTGATTGGTTTTGGTAACTTTGAAGTTCGTGAACGTGCGGCTCGTAAAGGCCGTAACCCACAAACTGGTGACGAAATTGAAATTGCAGCTAGCAAAGTGCCAGCTTTCAAACCTGGTAAAGCACTGAAAGATGCAGTGAAGTAA
- the spoIVA gene encoding stage IV sporulation protein A, translated as MEKVDIFKDIAERTGGDIYLGVVGAVRTGKSTFIKKFMELVVIPNIPSEADRARAQDELPQSAAGKTIMTTEPKFVPNQAASIQVAEGLEVNIRLVDCVGYTIPGAKGYEDENGPRMIHTPWYEEPIPFNEAAEIGTRKVIQDHSTLGVVVTTDGSIGEIPRSDYLEAEERVVEELKEVGKPFIMIVNSVQPHHPNTVALKESLQEKYDIPVLAMSVEGMRESDVYSVLREALYEFPVLEVNVNLPSWVMVLREDHWLRESYQEAVKETVKDIKRLRDVDRVVGHFNEFEFIDRAALAGIEMGQGVAEIDLYAPDELYDDILKEIVGVEIRGKDHLLSLMQDFAYAKAEYDQVADALRMVKQTGYGVAAPSLNDMSLDEPEIIRQGARFGVRLKAVAPSIHMIKVDVESEFSPIIGTEKQSEELVRYLMQDFEDNPLSIWNSDIFGRSLSSYVREGIQVKLAMMPDNARYKLKETLERIINEGSGGLIAIIL; from the coding sequence TTGGAAAAGGTAGATATTTTTAAAGATATAGCTGAACGGACCGGTGGCGATATTTATTTGGGGGTGGTCGGTGCCGTCAGGACTGGGAAATCCACATTTATTAAAAAATTCATGGAGTTAGTCGTTATTCCGAATATCCCTTCAGAGGCCGACCGTGCAAGGGCACAGGATGAATTGCCTCAAAGTGCTGCTGGAAAGACGATCATGACGACAGAACCAAAATTCGTACCCAATCAGGCAGCATCGATTCAGGTAGCTGAAGGGCTCGAAGTTAACATTCGTTTAGTCGATTGTGTCGGTTATACAATACCTGGGGCTAAAGGGTATGAAGATGAAAATGGTCCCCGCATGATTCACACGCCTTGGTATGAAGAGCCGATTCCGTTCAATGAAGCGGCTGAAATAGGTACTCGCAAAGTAATTCAGGATCATTCCACATTAGGTGTAGTCGTTACGACGGATGGGTCAATAGGGGAAATTCCTCGTAGTGATTATTTAGAGGCGGAGGAAAGGGTTGTTGAAGAATTGAAGGAGGTTGGCAAGCCATTTATCATGATTGTCAATTCCGTTCAGCCTCACCACCCAAATACGGTAGCACTGAAGGAATCCTTGCAGGAAAAGTATGATATCCCTGTATTGGCCATGAGTGTCGAAGGAATGCGGGAATCGGATGTTTACAGCGTACTGCGTGAGGCCCTTTACGAATTCCCGGTACTCGAAGTCAATGTGAATCTCCCGAGCTGGGTAATGGTTCTGCGAGAAGATCATTGGTTAAGGGAAAGTTACCAGGAAGCGGTTAAAGAGACCGTTAAGGACATTAAACGCCTGAGGGACGTAGATCGTGTTGTCGGTCATTTTAATGAATTCGAGTTCATTGACCGTGCCGCGCTTGCAGGCATTGAGATGGGGCAGGGTGTTGCGGAAATCGACCTGTACGCCCCTGATGAGCTCTATGATGATATTCTGAAGGAAATAGTCGGTGTGGAGATTCGGGGCAAGGATCATCTGTTATCTTTGATGCAGGACTTTGCGTATGCCAAAGCAGAATATGATCAGGTGGCAGATGCACTGAGAATGGTCAAACAAACCGGATATGGTGTCGCAGCACCTTCCCTTAACGATATGAGTCTTGATGAACCGGAAATCATCCGTCAGGGAGCCAGGTTCGGTGTAAGGCTAAAAGCTGTAGCTCCTTCCATCCACATGATCAAGGTCGATGTCGAATCCGAATTCTCGCCAATCATCGGGACGGAAAAGCAAAGTGAAGAATTGGTCCGGTATCTGATGCAGGATTTCGAAGACAATCCACTTTCCATTTGGAACTCTGATATTTTTGGCAGGAGCCTAAGTTCCTATGTAAGGGAAGGCATACAGGTGAAATTAGCGATGATGCCAGACAATGCGCGCTATAAATTGAAAGAGACACTGGAGAGAATAATTAATGAGGGCAGTGGGGGATTGATTGCCATCATCTTATAA